The sequence CGACCAGATCCCGCTCCTGATCACGCTCTCGGGGACCGCCGTGGTCGAGGCGTGGGTCATCTACGCGCACCAACCCTACGACGCGCAGATCGGCGCGGGCGTGACGGCGGTCATGGCGACCGACTACTATCCGTTCCTCGACACGGGGCAGCTCGTCGGCATGCTGGGCGGCATGCGCGGCGCGGCGGAGTACGAGACGCTCATTGACCGGCACGACGCGGGCGTGAGGGGCATGGACAGCCAGTCCGTCATCCACATCCTGATCATCGTGCTCATCGTGGTCGGGAACATCGCCTACTTCGGATCGAGGAAGCGCGCGCCGGAGACCGCGGGAGGCGACGCGGCAGCCTAGCCGCCGACCCGAGGACAGCGGCCCGGGTGGGGTCCCGGACCGCGGAGGCCTGACATGAACATGACGCTGATCGGCACGACGCTCGCGGCGCTGCTCACGATCGCCGTGTACAGCTTCCTCTACAAGGACAACCCCTTCTACAAGTTCGCCGAGCATCTCGTCGTCGGCGTGTCGGCCGGGTACTACCTCGTCATCTACTACTACAACTTCATTGACCCCACCGTCGTGTCGCCCGTGTTCCGCCTGCGCATCGGCGGTGACGCGATCTTGCTTGGGGGCGTGGACTGGTGGATGGCGCTGATCCCGGGTCTTCTGGGCCTCATCCTGTATGCCAGGTTCTTCCCCAAGATCGGGTGGGTGAGTCGCTGGGCCCTCGGCATCTACGTCGGCGGGTACTCGGGACTGGGGATCGCGCCGGTCATGCAGGCCCGCGTCCTCGATCAGATCCGCGGCGGGGCGCTTCCGGTCCACGCGCTGCACACGGGGCAAGGGTGGACGAATCTCCTCCTGGTCGTGGGGCTCCTCGGCACGCTCACGTACTTCTTCTTCTCCCTCAAGCACAAGGGCGTCCTGGGCGGCCTCGCGCGGATCGGCATCGTGTTCATCATGGTCGGGTTCGGCGCGTCGTTCGGCTACACCGTGATGTCGCGCGTGTCGCTCCTGATCGGCCGGATGAACTTCCTGCTGCACGACTGGCTGCGCATCGTCTGACCGGCGGCGCGGCGACCGGACCGTGAGGCGCGGGGCGGAGTCTCCCGCGAGAGCAGCCCCCCAAGAAGGAACAACGTGAGGATGCGCGCTCTCCTGCCGGCGCTCTCGCTCTCGGTCTCGGTCCTGCTCGCGCTGTTCCCGCCGGCGGGACGAGCGGCGGACGCGCCTCTCTCCGAGGTGGTCCGGGAGACGGCCGCTCCCGCGGCGGTGACGGGGCTGCAGGCCCGCGACTACCTGGACAACAACGACAGGGGCGACAAGATCGAGCTCTCGTGGTGCCTCTCGGCCGACGACGGCGCAGGCGCCCTGAGCGTGCTCGAGTATCGCGTATGGCGCTCGCAGGCGCCCGACGAGCAGGGCGAGCTCGTCGCGACGCTCGAGCCCGGGACGGCCGCGCACGTGGACACGGGCGTGACGCCGGGGGTCGCCTACTACTACCGCGTGGAGGCGTTCGACGGCGCGCTGTCGTCCCCGGCCGCCACCGCCGGTCCGGCCGTCGGGCGCATCAACCTGTTCCAGACCTCGCGTCTTCCCGTGCTCGTACTGTCGCTCGCCTTCTTCGCCATGGTCATCTGGTTCACCCGCCTTGCGGCGCGCGGCACGAACCTCTTCGTGCGGCGCATCCCTGGCTTGAACGCCGTCGAGGAGGCGGTCGGGCGCGCGACGGAGATGGGGCGGCCGGTCCTGTACGTCCCCGGCATCGGGGAGATCGACGACATCCAGACCATCGCGAGCCTGACCATCCTCTCGCACGTCGCGAAGATCGCCGCCGAGTACGAGACCCCGCTCATCGTGCCCACGGCCAGGTCGGTCGTCATGTCGGCGGCCGAAGAGGTCGTCAAGGAGGCCTACGCCGAGGCGGGGCATCCGGACAACTACAACCCCGACAACATCCGCTACCTCTCCGACGCGCAGTTCGCGTTCGCCGGGGCGGTGAGCGGCATCATGATGCGCGAGCGCCCCGCGGCGAACCTGTACCTCGGCGCGTTCTGGGCCGAGTCGCTCCTCTTCGCCGAGACG is a genomic window of Candidatus Effluviviaceae Genus I sp. containing:
- a CDS encoding fibronectin type III domain-containing protein, producing the protein MRMRALLPALSLSVSVLLALFPPAGRAADAPLSEVVRETAAPAAVTGLQARDYLDNNDRGDKIELSWCLSADDGAGALSVLEYRVWRSQAPDEQGELVATLEPGTAAHVDTGVTPGVAYYYRVEAFDGALSSPAATAGPAVGRINLFQTSRLPVLVLSLAFFAMVIWFTRLAARGTNLFVRRIPGLNAVEEAVGRATEMGRPVLYVPGIGEIDDIQTIASLTILSHVAKIAAEYETPLIVPTARSVVMSAAEEVVKEAYAEAGHPDNYNPDNIRYLSDAQFAFAGAVSGIMMRERPAANLYLGAFWAESLLFAETGFETKAIQVAGTANVSQLPFFVTACDYTLLGEELYAASAYLSREPKLLGGLKGSDWMKVITICIIVAGVVLTALGVPQFGRWFFTQ